The following proteins come from a genomic window of Rissa tridactyla isolate bRisTri1 chromosome 11, bRisTri1.patW.cur.20221130, whole genome shotgun sequence:
- the ADRA1B gene encoding alpha-1B adrenergic receptor: MIFKMNTYLGDKSNSSIPGYLKVSALNNGNLSANNSNETASNLDSPALDISRAIIVGLILGAFILFAIIGNILVILSVACNRHLRIPTNYFIINLAIADLLLSFTVLPFSATLEILGYWVLGRIFCDIWAAVDVLCCTASILSLCAISIDRYIGVRYSLQYPTLVTRRRAILALLGVWVLSMVISIGPLLGWKEPAPKDDKECRITEEPFYALFSSLGSFYIPLIVILVMYCRVYIVAKRTTKNLEAGVMKEMSNSKELTLRIHYRNIHEDALNSTKSKGHNPRNSLAFKLFKFSREKKAAKTLGIVVGMFILCWLPFFIVLPLGSLFSALKPPETIFKVIFWLGYFNSCLNPIIYPCSSKEFKRAFIQILKCQCHRRKQLGWWAYSYRNWNRCSFEHPRKDSLEDSGSFLSGSQRTLSSASPSPGYLSKITHPHMEMCTFQEWKNSNSFLSPLQEGSRQKDPYQFFTFNLLTERNGHIPAGSQASSSEDHETICDTLNGKADCRVNMILE; encoded by the exons ATGATTTTTAAGATGAATACCTACCTTGGCGATAAATCCAATTCATCAATACCTGGATATTTGAAAGTGTCTGCGCTAAATAATGGCAATCTTTCTGCAAACAACTCCAATGAGACAGCAAGCAATCTGGATTCACCTGCCTTGGATATCAGTAGGGCAATAATTGTGGGGCTTATCCTAGGTGCCTTTATACTCTTTGCTATTATAGGTAATATCTTGGTAATTCTCTCTGTTGCTTGCAATAGACATTTAAGAATCCCTACAAACTATTTCATAATTAACCTTGCAATAGCAGATTTGTTGCTGAGTTTTACTGTCCTTCCATTCTCTGCTACACTGGAAATCCTTGGCTACTGGGTTTTGGGGAGGATATTTTGCGATATCTGGGCAGCAGTTGATGTGCTATGCTGTACAGCTTCTATTTTAAGTCTATGTGCAATttctatagatagatatatagGGGTACGTTATTCTCTCCAGTATCCAACTTTGGTAACAAGAAGAAGGGCAATTTTAGCTCTCCTAGGTGTCTGGGTCCTTTCCATGGTGATTTCTATTGGCCCTCTTTTGGGCTGGAAAGAACCAGCACCCAAGGACGACAAAGAGTGCCGTATCACTGAAGAACCATTctatgctttgttttcttccttggggTCATTTTACATTCCTTTAATCGTCATCCTTGTCATGTACTGTCGGGTCTACATAGTGGCAAAAAGGACTACTAAAAACCTGGAAGCTGGGGTTATGAAAGAAATGTCCAACTCCAAGGAGCTGACTTTACGGATTCATTACAGGAACATTCATGAGGACGCATTAAACAGTACCAAATCCAAGGGTCACAATCCCAGGAACTCCTTAGCTTTCAAACTTTTTAAATTCTCTAGAGAAAAGAAGGCGGCCAAGACGTTGGGAATTGTGGTTGGCATGTTTATCTTGTGCTGGCTACCTTTCTTCATTGTCCTGCCATTAG GATCTCTGTTTTCAGCTCTGAAGCCCCCTGAAACGATCTTCAAGGTGATTTTTTGGCTTGGCTACTTTAACAGCTGCTTGAATCCGATCATCTACCCTTGCTCAAGCAAAGAGTTCAAGAGGGCTTTTATACAGATCCTAAAATGTCAGTGCCACCGTCGAaagcagctgggctggtgggCCTACAGCTACAGAAACTGGAATCGGTGCTCTTTTGAACATCCTAGGAAGGACTCTCTGGAAGACAGCGGGAGTTTCCTAAGTGGCAGTCAGAGGACATTATcttcagcatctcccagccctgGCTACCTGAGCAAAATCACTCACCCGCATATGGAGATGTGCACGTTCCAAGAATGGAAAAACTCCAACTCTTTCCTGAGCCCCTTACAGGAAGGCAGCAGACAAAAGGACCCATACCAGTTCTTTACCTTCAATCTCTTAACAGAGCGCAATGGACACATTCCTGCTGGCAGCCAAGCTTCCAGCAGTGAGGACCATGAGACCATCTGTGACACACTGAATGGCAAAGCTGACTGTAGAGTAAACATGATTCTGGAATGA